The Schizosaccharomyces pombe strain 972h- genome assembly, chromosome: I genome contains a region encoding:
- the lem2 gene encoding LEM domain nuclear inner membrane protein Heh1/Lem2 yields MDNWEDPNFELRNLRVIDLKKILHESGVSFPVNARKIEYIRMVDRIRKNKLSSGPQHLLSHLQKEENSNTSKASSSEDEIAPKYLYPSSPSKSTKKPHNETEPLLSPQFIDKPSNIETPVKIESPHVSQNNTFQSYSELSPNVETSLTMKTPPAHASTPKFRSHKSHRVAVPMSFMDSSALHTSPAFSERLKLLSSSNNFSPQLRSPKISHRLQTSATSSPLQHKRPFTNVPERVSRDIEFAPLDSARPSESSSPYSEVDSAEEDDELFQNYVLQQTRKESKLWSFIKKVFHDIKYANYRLLHNLRAFPGISAISSSYLVHIFMILLGVVAAIFLALLREKMFTAGFCDSGASGSSASILGISFPSLCRTCPPNAICPSPNYVECKPGYVLYEPWYSSLGFWPSKYCVSDTSREESVNIFREECLSVLRSWNAILHCSNNSSDLLERNMSYNAHPYVADNLNISSDHISFPSKPFALGLLHDTLLERKSPTLGLEMFEDLFKASLAVLSETNEVVMDSKLICYDSWAGIPLRCRLKQQLIKFVWRNKVFLFGILALSGVIFKLINFFRTRSIVAKYLPSASRFCVESLKRQKANYQMSRSQEPVIPLIEMHDILFHGNGPLEQIHMTKATARTLWEAIVERVEQVGSVRTRESEVDGEWTRVWEWVGTNTLDFQTDRSFINTTSPLRE; encoded by the coding sequence ATGGACAATTGGGAGGACCCTAACTTCGAATTGCGAAATCTTCGTGTCATAGACTTGAAAAAGATCCTTCATGAATCGGGAGTGTCATTCCCTGTGAATGCCAGAAAAATAGAGTATATTAGGATGGTGGATAGAATAcggaaaaacaaattaagcTCTGGTCCACAACATTTATTGTCTCATCTTCAAAAAGAGGAAAACTCTAACACCTCAAAAGCGTCTAGCTCCGAGGATGAAATAGCTCCTAAATACCTTTATCCCTCCTCTCCTTCCAAAAGCACGAAAAAGCCACACAACGAAACAGAACCGCTTCTGTCTCCACAATTCATTGACAAACCTAGCAACATTGAAACCCCGGTTAAAATAGAGTCTCCGCACGTCTCTCAAAATAATACCTTTCAGTCCTATTCTGAATTGAGCCCTAATGTGGAAACATCGCTGACTATGAAAACTCCGCCAGCCCACGCGTCTACACCAAAATTTCGCTCGCATAAATCTCATAGGGTAGCTGTTCCTATGTCATTTATGGATAGCTCTGCTTTACATACTTCGCCAGCATTTTCGGAGAGGTTAAAGCTGCTTTCATcttcaaacaatttttctCCACAATTGAGGTCTCCCAAAATATCACATCGTCTACAAACTTCAGCCACTTCTAGTCCTCTTCAACATAAACGACCCTTTACTAATGTTCCTGAGCGAGTCTCTCGAGATATCGAGTTTGCTCCTCTTGACAGTGCAAGGCCCTCTGAATCTTCATCGCCTTATTCTGAAGTAGACTCTGCTGAGGAAGATGACgagctttttcaaaattacgTTTTGCAGCAGACTcgaaaagaaagcaaactTTGGtcgtttattaaaaaagtatttcacGACATTAAGTACGCCAATTATCGTCTTCTTCACAATTTGCGCGCCTTTCCTGGAATCAGCGCGATATCTTCTTCTTATTTAGTGCatatttttatgattttattaGGAGTGGTGGCAGCAATTTTTCTGGCTTTATTACGGGAGAAAATGTTTACAGCAGGATTCTGTGATTCGGGTGCCAGTGGAAGTTCTGCTTCAATTCTTGGAATAAGTTTTCCATCATTGTGTAGAACTTGCCCTCCGAATGCAATATGTCCCTCTCCAAATTACGTTGAATGCAAGCCCGGATATGTCCTCTACGAACCATGGTATTCAAGTTTAGGATTTTGGCCCTCCAAGTATTGCGTTAGTGATACTTCTAGAGAAGAAAGtgttaatatttttcgTGAAGAATGTTTAAGTGTATTAAGATCCTGGAATGCAATTTTGCATTGTAGCAATAACTCGTCAGATTTGCTGGAACGAAATATGTCGTACAATGCGCACCCTTATGTCGCCGATAATCTTAATATATCATCTGATCATATCTCCTTCCCATCAAAACCATTTGCGTTAGGATTATTACATGATACGCTTcttgaaagaaaatctcCAACCCTTGGCCTTGAAATGTTTGAGGACTTATTTAAAGCTTCTTTGGCAGTACTTTCTGAAACGAATGAAGTTGTCATGgattcaaaattaatttgctACGATAGCTGGGCAGGTATTCCTTTGCGGTGTCGTTTAAAACAGCAACtgataaaatttgtttggaggaacaaagtttttttatttggaatCCTTGCGTTGTCAGGAGTTATTTTTAAGctcatcaatttttttcgtaCTCGCAGTATCGTAGCAAAGTATCTACCATCGGCTTCTCGATTCTGTGTAGAATCTTTGAAGAGACAGAAAGCAAATTATCAAATGTCTCGATCTCAAGAACCCGTTATACCACTAATCGAAATGCATGATATACTCTTTCATGGAAATGGCCCATTGGAACAAATTCATATGACGAAAGCAACTGCTCGAACTCTTTGGGAAGCAATAGTCGAACGTGTTGAACAAGTTGGCAGTGTAAGAACTCGTGAATCAGAAGTAGACGGCGAATGGACCCGTGTATGGGAGTGGGTCGGCACAAATACTTTGGATTTCCAAACCGATCGttcatttattaatacAACTTCCCCTTTACGTGAATAA
- the rrn3 gene encoding RNA polymerase I general transcription inititation factor subunit Rrn3, with translation MPSIISSTNPQYINKCVNNGTMASSTNVPDRTVGSKSFASSVSKNDGRLMQQMLRAFVNKALDDKAEGNFAGYEDLRRQFAAKSDTKDAPSSLQLQNLLSALTCNVSRLDSSNSSLVMSVLDSVWVSRDESFVRCYTRFLGNLISAQSNYLPLVMTMLIQHMLYRPDSLAIHYEHAHMALKYVLELVPRAHSFLYSSILEEFPYKDESLLAQMTYISNVLSICEYVPSIKGPVLHAIIDKIIQIDVEIQVEVDDDDEEEDEVVTDDDGTSNADSEVITASTLYERHTAISSEMTSSTILTPPSLTDTRQLMQQLDQLLYTLFSYLDSNLKSTSRDRYLVYNSLIKSFVNTVLKTFRCRYTQFLIFWASQLDPEFTDIFLGVLTEVCLDPSQPYTLRLSGAMYIGSYVARAKALEKNTIQIIVNMMTRWVEAYLDQCENELSDDLLSKHSVFYAINQSIFYIFCFRWRELCVSDESESMEPRPNEWIPGLEILHRSVLSRLNPLRYCSPNIVLQFAKVANHLNFMYVYSIIEQNRKGIFREGFDTMDAYFPFDPYRLTKSSIIVQPFYNEWQQIPGLDDDEEEEDTDYESSTVMLGESPF, from the coding sequence ATGCCTTCCATCATTTCCTCTACGAATCCTCaatatattaataaatgtGTTAACAACGGGACAATGGCATCTTCTACAAATGTTCCCGATCGTACTGTAGGTTCCAAAAGTTTTGCCTCTTCAGTTTCCAAAAATGATGGACGATTAATGCAACAAATGTTACGTGCTTTCGTCAATAAAGCTTTGGACGACAAAGCAGAAGGAAATTTTGCCGGTTATGAAGATCTTAGAAGACAGTTTGCTGCAAAAAGTGATACTAAAGATGCACCTTCCTCTCTGCAACTTCAAAACTTATTGTCGGCTTTGACGTGCAATGTTTCCAGATTGGATAGCTCTAATTCTTCTTTAGTTATGAGCGTACTAGATTCTGTTTGGGTGAGCAGAGATGAGTCCTTTGTGAGATGCTATACTCGATTTTTAGGAAATCTCATATCTGCACAATCTAATTACTTGCCGCTAGTTATGACTATGCTGATTCAGCATATGTTGTATCGGCCTGATAGTTTAGCAATCCATTATGAACATGCTCATATGGCTTTAAAATATGTGTTGGAACTTGTTCCCCGTGCGCATTCCTTCTTGTATAGTAGCATACTTGAGGAGTTTCCGTACAAGGACGAGAGCCTTTTAGCACAGATGACTTATATTTCGAACGTTTTAAGTATATGTGAATATGTACCATCAATTAAAGGTCCTGTATTGCATGCaataattgataaaattatCCAAATTGATGTGGAAATACAAGTAGAGgttgatgatgatgatgaggAGGAGGATGAAGTGGTAACAGATGATGATGGAACTAGCAATGCCGATTCTGAAGTTATTACAGCTTCAACGTTATATGAACGGCATACTGCTATTTCAAGTGAAATGACATCTAGCACAATATTGACTCCTCCCTCATTAACAGACACTCGTCAATTGATGCAGCAACTGGATCAGCTATTGTatactttattttcttatttagATTCCAATTTAAAATCTACTAGTAGAGATCGTTACTTGGTTTATAATAGTTTGATTAAATCATTTGTGAACACGGTCCTTAAAACGTTCCGTTGTCGATATactcaatttttgatattttggGCTTCTCAGTTGGATCCCGAGTTTACTGATATTTTCCTTGGAGTGCTTACGGAAGTTTGTCTTGACCCATCACAACCTTATACTTTAAGATTAAGTGGTGCAATGTATATTGGGTCTTACGTTGCTAGAGCCAaagctttagaaaaaaatacaattcAGATCATCGTTAATATGATGACTCGTTGGGTTGAAGCTTACTTAGATCAATGTGAAAACGAGCTGTCCGATGATTTACTATCTAAACACTCGGTTTTTTACGCAATTAAtcaaagtattttttacatattttgCTTTCGTTGGCGTGAACTTTGTGTCTCTGATGAGTCTGAATCCATGGAGCCAAGACCTAACGAATGGATACCGGGCTTAGAGATACTTCATCGGTCCGTTCTTTCTCGGCTTAATCCATTGAGATACTGTTCCCCCAATATTGTACTTCAATTTGCAAAGGTTGCAAATCATCTCAATTTTATGTACGTCTATTCCATTATTGAGCAAAAcagaaaaggaatttttagAGAAGGGTTCGACACTATGGATGCCTATTTTCCCTTTGATCCTTACCGGCTTACGAAGTCTTCTATAATTGTTCAACCATTTTATAACGAATGGCAACAAATTCCAGGTTTGGATGATGAcgaggaagaagaagacaCAGACTACGAATCTTCAACCGTAATGTTGGGTGAATCTCCCTTTTGA